The proteins below come from a single Kiloniellales bacterium genomic window:
- a CDS encoding universal stress protein encodes MSEEEPEITLRRILVALDASEPSRAVLQTAARLAASLQSELVGLFVEDAELLQMSALPVTRLVSAHSGAPADLDLAVMERALRAQARLARESLAEAASQWRVRWSFQVVRGATSEQLLIEARGCDLVALGTTSGAGQLGRLLGSTARQTAVLAPCSVFLSRAGPPQSGPVTAVAQGNFQTLGFAGKLAQVFSRPLEVLAIGGTRAEAEALGQSCRTWLQGHELGAAVETLALDERADLVALLRGRKAALYVIDRQGPFVDRLHLEELVEQVDCPILLLR; translated from the coding sequence CGCGGTCCTCCAGACCGCGGCGCGCCTGGCCGCCAGTCTGCAGAGCGAGCTCGTGGGCCTCTTCGTCGAGGACGCCGAGCTCCTGCAGATGTCGGCGCTTCCAGTGACCCGCCTGGTCAGCGCGCACTCGGGGGCGCCGGCGGACCTCGACCTCGCGGTGATGGAACGGGCGCTGCGCGCGCAGGCCCGCCTGGCGCGTGAATCGCTGGCCGAAGCCGCCAGCCAGTGGCGCGTCCGCTGGTCCTTTCAGGTCGTTCGAGGCGCCACCAGCGAGCAGCTGCTCATCGAGGCGCGCGGGTGTGATCTGGTCGCCCTCGGCACGACGAGCGGAGCCGGGCAGTTGGGCCGTCTCCTGGGATCGACCGCGCGGCAGACCGCCGTCCTCGCACCCTGCTCGGTGTTTCTCTCTCGCGCTGGGCCGCCCCAGAGCGGACCCGTCACGGCCGTTGCGCAGGGAAACTTCCAGACCCTCGGCTTCGCCGGGAAGCTGGCGCAAGTCTTCAGCCGGCCCCTCGAGGTCCTCGCCATCGGTGGAACCCGGGCCGAGGCGGAAGCCCTGGGGCAGTCCTGCCGGACGTGGCTGCAAGGGCACGAATTGGGTGCCGCCGTAGAGACGCTGGCACTCGACGAGCGAGCGGATCTCGTGGCCTTGCTTCGCGGCAGGAAAGCCGCGCTCTATGTGATCGATCGGCAGGGCCCCTTCGTGGATCGCCTGCATCTGGAAGAACTCGTCGAGCAGGTCGACTGCCCCATACTCCTGCTGCGCTAG
- a CDS encoding ABC transporter substrate-binding protein, whose translation MILRTLLSVLAGIWVLGFSAVLAAEPIKIGEINSYKRLPAFLEPYKKGWTLAVEQINAAGGVLGRPLQVVSRDDTGKPGEAVKIAAELLSSDRVVLIAGGFFSHIGLALADFAQSNKTLYLAAEPLSDALVWSKGNRYTFRLRPSTYMQAHMLASAAAELPVKRWATIAPNYKYGQDAVAAFLEVLRAKRPDIEVVVQQWPPLFKIDAGAEVQALAAATPEAIYNVTFGADLSKFVREGTVRGLFEDRAVVSLLTGEPEYLDALKDEAPEGWIVTGYPWYDIETEAHKRFREAYQARWSDYPRAGSVVGYATFQTIAAALENAGSTETEALITAMKGLKVDTPFGEITFREIDHQSTMGAFVGKTSLRDGRGVMVDWVYADGADHLPDDAAVEAMRPAE comes from the coding sequence ATGATCTTGCGAACGCTCCTGTCGGTCTTGGCGGGCATCTGGGTCCTGGGCTTCTCGGCGGTGCTTGCCGCCGAGCCGATCAAGATCGGCGAAATCAACAGCTACAAGCGCTTGCCGGCTTTTCTCGAGCCCTACAAGAAGGGCTGGACCCTGGCGGTCGAGCAGATCAACGCGGCAGGCGGCGTGCTCGGGCGGCCACTCCAGGTCGTCTCGCGGGACGATACCGGGAAGCCGGGCGAAGCGGTCAAGATCGCCGCCGAGCTCCTGTCGTCCGATCGGGTGGTGTTGATCGCCGGCGGGTTCTTCTCGCACATCGGCCTGGCGCTCGCCGATTTCGCCCAGAGCAACAAGACACTCTACCTGGCAGCGGAGCCGCTGTCCGATGCGCTGGTCTGGTCCAAAGGAAACCGCTACACCTTTCGGCTCCGCCCCTCGACCTACATGCAGGCCCACATGCTGGCCAGCGCGGCTGCCGAGCTTCCGGTCAAGCGCTGGGCGACGATCGCGCCGAACTACAAGTACGGGCAGGACGCCGTGGCCGCTTTCCTCGAGGTGCTGCGCGCCAAGCGGCCCGACATTGAGGTGGTCGTGCAGCAATGGCCGCCGCTGTTCAAGATCGACGCCGGCGCCGAGGTGCAGGCGCTCGCCGCGGCCACGCCGGAAGCGATCTACAACGTGACCTTTGGGGCGGATCTCTCGAAGTTCGTGCGGGAGGGCACGGTGCGCGGCCTGTTCGAGGATCGCGCAGTGGTCTCGCTGCTGACCGGCGAACCCGAGTATCTCGACGCGCTGAAGGACGAGGCGCCCGAGGGCTGGATCGTGACGGGCTACCCCTGGTACGACATCGAGACCGAGGCGCACAAGCGCTTCCGCGAGGCTTATCAGGCCCGCTGGTCGGACTATCCGCGCGCCGGCTCGGTGGTCGGCTACGCGACCTTCCAGACGATTGCGGCGGCCCTGGAGAACGCCGGCTCGACGGAAACCGAGGCCCTGATCACCGCGATGAAGGGCCTGAAGGTCGATACGCCCTTCGGCGAGATCACCTTCCGCGAGATCGATCACCAGTCCACCATGGGCGCGTTCGTCGGCAAGACCAGCTTGCGCGACGGTCGCGGGGTCATGGTCGACTGGGTCTACGCCGACGGCGCCGACCACCTGCCGGACGACGCCGCCGTCGAGGCGATGCGGCCCGCGGAGTGA